The sequence AGTCCATCACCACCCTCAAGCTCACCCCCTCCGTCCTCGCCCAGCTTGAGCCCGACGGCCTGCGCGGCATCCAGACGCTCATCACCGCTGGCGAGGCCTGCTCTCCGGAGCTCGTCGCCCGCTTCCAGCCCGGACGCCGCTTCGTCAACGCCTACGGACCCACCGAGGCCACCGTCTGCGCCACCGTCAACACCGCCGTGGACTCCCGCCGTGTCTCCATCGGCCGGCCCTTCCACAACGTGCGCACCTTCGTCCTTGATGCGCACCTGCGCCCGGTGCCCGTCGGCGTCCCCGGTGAGCTCTTCATCGGCGGCGTGGGCCTGGCCCGCGGCTATCTGCACCGTCCGGAGCTCACCGCCGAGCGCTTCATCCCCAACCCCTTCGCCTCCGAACCCGGGGAGCGCCTCTACCGCACGGGTGACAAGGTGCGCTGGCTCGACAACGGCGAGCTGGAGTACCTGGGCCGCGTCGACTTCCAGTTGAAGCTGCGCGGCTTCCGCATCGAGCCGGGCGAAATCGAGTCCGTCCTCACCTCCCACCCCTCCGTGCGCGAGGCCGTGGTGGCGCTGCGCGAGGACAGCGGGAAGCTCGTCGCGTACTTCGTCCCTCACGCGGATCCATCTCTCGACGCGGCCTCCCTGCGCGACTTCCTCAAGCAGCGGCTGCCCGACTTCATGGTGCCCTCCGCCTTCGTCTCCCTGGAGGCCATCCCGCTGACGAGCAGCGGCAAGGTGGACCGCAAGGCCCTGCCCTCTCCGGAAGGAGCACTGCCGGCCAGCGTCGAATACGTCGCACCGCGCAGCGAGACGGAGCAGAAGCTCGCCGTGCTCTGGAGCGAGGTGCTGCGCGTTGAACGCGTGGGCGTCCACGACAACTTCTTCGAGCTGGGCGGCCACTCCCTGCTGG comes from Corallococcus soli and encodes:
- a CDS encoding condensation domain-containing protein, yielding SITTLKLTPSVLAQLEPDGLRGIQTLITAGEACSPELVARFQPGRRFVNAYGPTEATVCATVNTAVDSRRVSIGRPFHNVRTFVLDAHLRPVPVGVPGELFIGGVGLARGYLHRPELTAERFIPNPFASEPGERLYRTGDKVRWLDNGELEYLGRVDFQLKLRGFRIEPGEIESVLTSHPSVREAVVALREDSGKLVAYFVPHADPSLDAASLRDFLKQRLPDFMVPSAFVSLEAIPLTSSGKVDRKALPSPEGALPASVEYVAPRSETEQKLAVLWSEVLRVERVGVHDNFFELGGHSLLVTQVVSRIRASFGVELSLTTLFEAPTLDSLARAIESVPRAIPGPLLPPLKPAERTGALPLSFAQQRLWFLDQLAPDSALYNMPAPLRLEGTLDTEALEQSLTELVRRHEVLRTAFPSDTGQPLQVIAPPARLPLQRMDLSNLPAHEREAEAYRLLDAESRKPFSLARGPLLRVLLLKLDEQQHVLLLNLHHIISDGWSMGVLAREVAALYEAFSQGLPSPLPELPVQYADFAA